A region of Carcharodon carcharias isolate sCarCar2 unplaced genomic scaffold, sCarCar2.pri scaffold_1045_ctg1, whole genome shotgun sequence DNA encodes the following proteins:
- the LOC121275132 gene encoding lysophosphatidic acid receptor 5-like has translation MAANSSGLAPNDPLPHCKDHDAIHRLHLVWYGGVLALALPLNLVALGIFLGAYRLRTVVTVYMANLAACDLLFTLALPLRLQYYATHAWAMGDLLCQVAGSLFQINLYGSCLFLACINVDRFLALAYPLRARGLRRPQVAWRVCGGVWALIVLGSAPVALAHDTSQCQGPNGTLESRCFESFSQRAWREELLPLLALAEVLGFLLPLGAVVCCSVLTLSALLRRIRAGGGPALRRRKTVNLLVVSATIFVLCFAPYNVALAAYGLCKAGVVGSGPESRDRLRLALQLTVLLASANCCLDPLVYYFSTEGFRRTFRTGRAESWGMTLRSGGRGTGTGRGQGALVLAPEGRPHGRGEAGRRSGGGGRESVV, from the coding sequence ATGGCGGCGAACAGCTCGGGGCTGGCCCCGAACGATCCGCTGCCCCACTGCAAGGACCACGACGCCATCCACCGGCTCCACCTGGTCTGGTATGGCGGGGTGCTGGCCttggccctcccactcaacctggtGGCCCTCGGCATCTTCCTTGGCGCCTACCGCCTGCGCACGGTGGTGACCGTCTACATGGCCAACCTGGCGGCCTGCGACCTGCTCTTCACCCTGGCCCTGCCTCTCCGCCTGCAGTACTACGCCACCCACGCCTGGGCGATGGGCGACCTCCTCTGCCAAGTTGCCGGCTCCCTCTTCCAGATCAACCTCTATGGCAGCTGCCTCTTCCTGGCCTGCATCAACGTGGACCGGTTCCTGGCCCTTGCCTACCCGCTGCGGGCCCGGGGCCTACGGCGCCCCCAGGTGGCTTGGAGGGTGTGCGGCGGGGTCTGGGCCCTCATCGTGCTGGGGTCGGCCCCCGTGGCGCTGGCACACGACACCAGCCAGTGCCAGGGGCCCAACGGGACCCTGGAGTCCCGCTGTTTCGAGAGCTTTTCCCAGCGGGCTTGgagggaggagctgctgcccctCTTGGCGCTGGCCGAGGTCCTGGGCTTCCTCCTGCCCTTGGGCGCTGTGGTGTGCTGCTCGGTCCTTACGCTGAGCGCGCTGCTGCGGCGTATACGGGCAGGAGGAGGACCTGCCCTGCGCCGGCGCAAGACGGTCAACCTCCTGGTGGTCAGCGCCACCATCTTTGTGCTCTGCTTCGCCCCCTACAACGTGGCGCTGGCCGCCTATGGGCTGTGCAAGGCTGGGGTCGTGGGCTCGGGGCCTGAGTCCAGGGACCGTCTGCGCCTCGCCCTCCAGCTCACGGTACTGCTGGCCTCTGCCAACTGCTGCCTCGACCCGCTGGTCTACTACTTCAGCACCGAGGGCTTCCGCCGCACTTTCCGCACCGGAAGGGCTGAGTCCTGGGGGATGACCCTCCGGTCCGGGGGcagggggacggggacggggagggggcagggggcgcTGGTCCTGGCCCCCGAGGGACGGCCCCACGGGCGCGGGGAAGCGGGGAGGAGGTCCggcggcggggggagggagagcgtggTCTGA